A genomic region of Anaeromyxobacter sp. contains the following coding sequences:
- a CDS encoding HEAT repeat domain-containing protein produces the protein MGIFDLFGSKDERQQGAIKKLARKVTEKYGPPENRQKVVDQLGELGTAAALQTLCLRFTVHAEPGITDQEEKEAALRWLVDARRDAIAPVSAFVQEQESGIAWGLRALAEVARPEEVLAVVTAELARLGTVYTRDPEKKLTLLAWAAQHHAGAGAEDVERALLPLLEDFSDDVRIGAAKALADRPPSEPAREGLLQLLLRSGDNARVRGEVLAALHQLGADVKGHRPSVEPLLVEPWYLDKDGVVKKRG, from the coding sequence ATGGGCATCTTCGATCTGTTCGGTTCCAAGGACGAGCGCCAGCAGGGCGCGATCAAGAAGCTCGCCCGCAAGGTGACCGAGAAGTACGGCCCGCCGGAGAACCGCCAGAAGGTGGTGGACCAGCTGGGCGAGCTGGGCACCGCGGCCGCCCTGCAGACCCTCTGCCTGCGCTTCACGGTGCACGCCGAGCCGGGCATCACCGACCAGGAGGAGAAGGAGGCCGCCCTGCGCTGGCTGGTCGACGCCCGGCGCGACGCCATCGCCCCGGTGTCCGCCTTCGTCCAGGAGCAGGAGAGCGGCATCGCCTGGGGCCTGCGGGCCCTGGCCGAGGTGGCCCGGCCGGAGGAGGTGCTGGCGGTGGTCACCGCCGAGCTGGCCCGGCTGGGCACCGTCTACACCCGCGATCCGGAGAAGAAGCTGACCCTGCTCGCCTGGGCCGCCCAGCACCACGCCGGCGCCGGCGCCGAGGACGTGGAGCGCGCGCTCCTGCCGCTGCTGGAGGACTTCAGCGACGACGTCCGCATCGGCGCCGCCAAGGCCCTGGCCGATCGGCCGCCCTCCGAGCCGGCGCGGGAGGGGCTGCTCCAGCTCCTGCTCCGCTCCGGCGACAACGCCAGGGTGCGCGGCGAGGTGCTGGCGGCGCTGCACCAGCTGGGCGCCGACGTGAAGGGGCACCGCCCCTCGGTCGAGCCGCTCCTCGTCGAGCCCTGGTACCTCGACAAGGACGGCGTGGTGAAGAAGCGCGGCTGA
- a CDS encoding 1-acyl-sn-glycerol-3-phosphate acyltransferase — MATPAPPPEAPAPRPRGLLGRLFSPVQVPPDAAAELAALAARGSLVVVMRSSGLLSYLYLKWLLRRLGLPPLRAAQGFTGLAGALARVRRSRRALEEAVAAGHASVVFLNQPGRTSDPFQHLARLQRSLARPVFLVPALLAYSRRAQRLRPSIWDVLYGSPEAPSAFANAVGFLRNFRRTFLALGRPLDLVAFGAARPEMDDAALGRTARGALAQQLARQLRTAVGPPLKTAARVREKVLRDRTLRGALDGLAREGGRTPAALAAEAERCFEEIASRYDPGFISLMRPILAVLFRKLYESVEVDEAGLAEVKKAAADAPLVFCPSHKSYVDFLVLSWLLYERGMTPPHVAAGLNLSFWPFGALARRGGAFFIRRTVKGDRVYTAVLRAYVKHLLRDRFPQEFYVEGGRSRTGKLLFPKMGLVSMEVDAWLDGAAADVLFVPVAVDYERLIEASAYVRELAGGEKKQESLSGLLGAFGVLFRSYERLYVQFDAPVSLRAVAEQRLGARAAALVPDAAWAGEAAARHPATLPGPGAAAEDPATAKRQLVQAVANRIAWGISRAVTITPVGLVAAALLSHVKRGLTAGEVTRRVELLRYIAAEGGARFGRDLAGASSDPRQPGPVADAVARLAAGGVVRVEVAAGDHIYQVVDEKRPVLDYHRNAVIHRYVAPAIVAAALRAAGPGATAEAAQLRAAWLSRLFKLEFMYRPDARLDAIFAEHLAFLARVGAVALDGAQVRPGAEPDVLDFLAEFLRPYLEAYRVAAEAALALLGEAPRGALDRRGLVKAALERGRAAFLAGRLQTREALSKATIENAVEWLVATGQLTEAGGKLGLAQAPADLREIIDGMTPYLAS; from the coding sequence ATGGCCACGCCCGCGCCCCCGCCCGAAGCCCCGGCGCCCCGGCCGCGCGGCCTGCTCGGCCGGCTCTTCTCGCCGGTCCAGGTGCCGCCCGACGCCGCCGCCGAGCTGGCGGCCCTGGCGGCGCGCGGCAGCCTGGTGGTGGTGATGCGGTCCTCCGGGCTGCTCAGCTACCTCTACCTGAAGTGGCTGCTCAGGCGCCTGGGGCTGCCGCCGCTGCGCGCCGCCCAGGGGTTCACCGGCCTGGCCGGCGCCCTGGCCAGGGTGCGCCGCTCGCGCCGGGCCCTCGAGGAGGCGGTGGCCGCGGGGCACGCCAGCGTGGTGTTCCTCAACCAGCCGGGCCGGACCAGCGACCCGTTCCAGCACCTGGCCCGGCTGCAGCGCTCGCTGGCCCGGCCGGTCTTCCTGGTGCCGGCGCTGCTGGCCTACAGCCGGCGGGCCCAGCGGCTGCGCCCCTCGATCTGGGACGTGCTCTACGGCTCGCCCGAGGCGCCCAGCGCCTTCGCCAACGCCGTCGGCTTCCTGCGCAACTTCCGGCGCACCTTCCTGGCGCTGGGCCGCCCGCTCGACCTGGTGGCCTTCGGGGCGGCGCGGCCGGAGATGGACGACGCCGCGCTGGGGCGCACCGCCCGCGGCGCCCTGGCCCAGCAGCTGGCCCGGCAGCTCCGCACCGCGGTGGGGCCGCCCCTCAAGACCGCCGCGCGGGTGCGCGAGAAGGTGCTGCGCGACCGGACCCTGCGCGGCGCCCTCGACGGGCTGGCGCGCGAGGGCGGCCGCACGCCGGCGGCGCTGGCCGCCGAGGCCGAGCGCTGCTTCGAGGAGATCGCCAGCCGCTACGACCCGGGCTTCATCTCGCTGATGCGCCCCATCCTGGCGGTGCTGTTCCGCAAGCTCTACGAGTCGGTGGAGGTGGACGAGGCCGGGCTGGCCGAGGTGAAGAAGGCGGCCGCCGACGCGCCGCTGGTCTTCTGCCCCAGCCACAAGAGCTACGTGGACTTCCTGGTCCTCTCCTGGCTCCTCTACGAGCGCGGCATGACGCCGCCGCACGTCGCGGCCGGCCTCAACCTGTCCTTCTGGCCCTTCGGCGCCCTGGCGCGGCGCGGCGGCGCCTTCTTCATCCGCCGCACCGTCAAGGGCGACCGGGTCTACACGGCGGTGCTGCGCGCCTACGTGAAGCACCTGCTGCGCGACCGCTTCCCGCAGGAGTTCTACGTGGAGGGCGGGCGCAGCCGCACCGGCAAGCTGCTCTTCCCCAAGATGGGCCTGGTCTCCATGGAGGTGGACGCCTGGCTCGACGGCGCCGCCGCCGACGTGCTCTTCGTGCCGGTGGCCGTCGACTACGAGCGGCTCATCGAGGCGTCGGCCTACGTGCGCGAGCTGGCCGGCGGCGAGAAGAAGCAGGAGAGCCTGTCCGGGCTGCTGGGCGCCTTCGGCGTGCTCTTCCGCAGCTACGAGCGGCTCTACGTGCAGTTCGACGCCCCGGTGTCGCTGCGGGCGGTGGCCGAGCAGCGGCTCGGGGCGCGCGCCGCCGCCCTGGTGCCCGACGCCGCCTGGGCCGGCGAGGCCGCGGCGCGCCACCCGGCCACCCTGCCCGGCCCGGGCGCCGCCGCCGAGGACCCGGCCACGGCCAAGCGGCAGCTGGTGCAGGCGGTCGCCAACCGCATCGCCTGGGGCATCAGCCGCGCCGTCACCATCACCCCGGTGGGGCTGGTGGCGGCCGCCCTGCTCTCACACGTCAAGCGCGGCCTGACCGCCGGCGAGGTGACGCGGCGGGTCGAGCTGCTGCGCTACATCGCCGCCGAGGGAGGGGCCCGCTTCGGCCGCGACCTGGCGGGCGCCTCCTCCGACCCGCGCCAGCCCGGCCCGGTGGCCGACGCGGTGGCCCGGCTGGCCGCGGGCGGCGTGGTGCGGGTGGAGGTGGCGGCCGGCGATCACATCTACCAGGTGGTGGACGAGAAGCGGCCGGTGCTCGACTACCACCGCAACGCCGTCATCCACCGCTACGTGGCGCCGGCCATCGTGGCCGCCGCGCTGCGGGCCGCCGGTCCAGGGGCCACCGCCGAGGCGGCGCAGCTGCGGGCGGCCTGGCTGTCGCGCCTCTTCAAGCTGGAGTTCATGTACCGGCCGGACGCCAGGCTGGACGCGATCTTCGCCGAGCACCTGGCCTTCCTGGCGCGGGTGGGCGCCGTGGCCCTGGACGGGGCCCAGGTGCGACCCGGGGCCGAGCCGGACGTGCTGGACTTCCTGGCCGAGTTCCTCCGCCCCTACCTGGAGGCCTACCGGGTGGCCGCCGAGGCGGCGCTGGCGCTGCTGGGCGAGGCGCCGAGGGGGGCGCTGGACCGGCGCGGCCTGGTCAAGGCGGCGCTGGAGCGGGGCCGCGCCGCCTTCCTGGCCGGGCGGCTGCAGACCCGCGAGGCGCTCTCCAAGGCCACCATCGAGAACGCCGTCGAGTGGCTGGTGGCCACGGGGCAGCTCACCGAGGCCGGCGGAAAGCTCGGCCTCGCGCAGGCGCCCGCGGATCTTCGGGAAATCATCGACGGGATGACTCCGTATCTGGCGTCCTGA
- a CDS encoding succinate CoA transferase: MSRILNKSLQAKVMSAEAAAALIPNGSVVGMSGFTGAGYPKAVPVALAKRALDEKLKGKSLKLDVLTGASTGPEQDTMMSIVEAQRFRYPYQGDAATREKINAGLVEYQDMHLSHAGTQVRYGYFGKNGKNNIDFCLIEVTKINEDGTCVPSSSCGANNIYLEHADKIILEVNEWQDERLLGMHDIISVPAAHGTRVALPINAADDRKGSQVWKFDISKVVAVVETNNADRNAPFKPPEEIHKKIAGHILAFFDAEVKAGRLSKHLNPLQSGVGNIANAVLVGLNEGPFDRMISYTEVIQDGMLDMLDSGKLTAASATAFSVSPEGQVRFNKNIDRYRKQIILRPQEISNHPEIIRRLGCIAMNGFVEADIYGHVNSTHIAGKGIENGIGGSGDFARNSAYTIFMSPATAKDGKISAIVPFASHIDHTEHDVSGIVTEYGFADLRGRSPKEKAKEIIEKAAAPEYRPVLWDYVKRAMKKPSAGLHSPHMFEEAFGFHNRYLQTGSMMPKK, translated from the coding sequence ATGTCTCGGATTCTCAACAAGTCGCTTCAGGCGAAGGTCATGTCGGCTGAGGCAGCCGCCGCCCTCATCCCCAACGGCTCGGTGGTCGGCATGTCCGGCTTCACCGGCGCCGGCTACCCCAAGGCCGTCCCGGTCGCGCTGGCCAAGCGCGCCCTCGACGAGAAGCTCAAGGGCAAGTCGCTCAAGCTCGACGTCCTCACCGGCGCCTCCACCGGCCCGGAGCAGGACACGATGATGTCCATCGTCGAGGCCCAGCGCTTCCGCTACCCGTACCAGGGCGACGCCGCCACCCGCGAGAAGATCAACGCCGGCCTGGTCGAGTACCAGGACATGCACCTGAGCCACGCGGGCACGCAGGTCCGCTACGGCTACTTCGGCAAGAACGGCAAGAACAACATCGACTTCTGCCTCATCGAGGTCACCAAGATCAACGAGGACGGCACCTGCGTGCCCTCCTCGTCGTGCGGCGCCAACAACATCTACCTGGAGCACGCCGACAAGATCATCCTCGAGGTCAACGAGTGGCAGGACGAGCGGCTGCTCGGGATGCACGACATCATCTCGGTGCCGGCCGCCCACGGCACCCGCGTGGCGCTGCCCATCAACGCCGCCGACGACCGCAAGGGCTCGCAGGTCTGGAAGTTCGACATCTCCAAGGTGGTGGCGGTCGTCGAGACCAACAACGCCGACCGGAACGCGCCCTTCAAGCCGCCCGAGGAGATCCACAAGAAGATCGCCGGCCACATCCTGGCGTTCTTCGACGCCGAGGTGAAGGCCGGCCGCCTCTCCAAGCACCTCAACCCGCTGCAGTCGGGCGTGGGCAACATCGCCAACGCCGTGCTGGTGGGGCTGAACGAGGGCCCGTTCGACCGGATGATCTCGTACACCGAGGTGATCCAGGACGGCATGCTCGACATGCTCGACTCCGGCAAGCTCACCGCCGCGTCGGCCACCGCCTTCTCGGTCTCGCCCGAGGGCCAGGTCCGGTTCAACAAGAACATCGACCGGTACCGCAAGCAGATCATCCTGCGCCCGCAGGAGATCTCCAACCACCCTGAGATCATCCGCCGCCTCGGCTGCATCGCCATGAACGGGTTCGTCGAGGCCGACATCTACGGCCACGTCAACTCGACCCACATCGCCGGCAAGGGCATCGAGAACGGCATCGGCGGGTCGGGCGACTTCGCCCGCAACTCGGCCTACACCATCTTCATGTCCCCGGCGACCGCCAAGGACGGCAAGATCTCCGCCATCGTCCCCTTCGCCTCCCACATCGATCACACCGAGCACGACGTCTCGGGCATCGTGACCGAGTACGGCTTCGCCGACCTGCGCGGCCGCAGCCCGAAGGAGAAGGCCAAGGAGATCATCGAGAAGGCGGCCGCTCCGGAGTACCGCCCCGTCCTGTGGGACTACGTCAAGCGCGCCATGAAGAAGCCCAGCGCCGGCCTGCACTCGCCGCACATGTTCGAGGAGGCCTTCGGCTTCCACAACCGGTACCTGCAGACCGGCTCGATGATGCCGAAGAAGTAG
- a CDS encoding inositol phosphatase: MSDLDLDLALVTARRAAEAGGAAAMRHFRTGVRIELKPDRSPVTAADREAEAAIVAVIQATFPGHAILGEETGAHAGEGARWIVDPVDGTRGFTRGGSFWGPLVALEVDGQVVAGAMGMPALGEVYWAARGRGAWRTTGAGVPERLRVSGVAAWEEATLSLGELKFLLAPSTRAIVNELTVTAAQARGYGDLAGCAMVLTGRAEAFLEAGVQVWDIAPLKILIEEAGGRFTDLSGAATHLSGACVASNGLVHEHLLAALRG, translated from the coding sequence ATGTCCGACCTCGATCTCGACCTCGCCCTCGTCACCGCCCGGCGCGCCGCGGAGGCCGGCGGCGCCGCGGCCATGCGCCACTTCCGCACCGGCGTGCGCATCGAGCTCAAGCCCGACCGCTCCCCGGTAACGGCCGCCGACCGCGAGGCCGAGGCCGCCATCGTGGCCGTCATCCAGGCCACCTTCCCGGGGCACGCCATCCTGGGCGAGGAGACCGGGGCGCACGCCGGCGAGGGCGCCCGCTGGATCGTCGACCCGGTGGACGGCACGCGCGGCTTCACCCGCGGCGGCAGCTTCTGGGGCCCGCTGGTGGCGCTCGAGGTGGACGGGCAGGTGGTGGCCGGCGCCATGGGCATGCCGGCGCTGGGGGAGGTCTACTGGGCGGCGCGCGGCCGCGGCGCCTGGCGCACCACCGGCGCCGGCGTGCCGGAGCGGCTGCGCGTCTCCGGGGTGGCCGCCTGGGAGGAGGCCACCCTCTCCCTGGGCGAGCTCAAGTTCCTGCTGGCCCCCTCCACCCGCGCCATCGTCAACGAGCTGACCGTGACCGCCGCCCAGGCCCGCGGCTACGGCGACCTGGCCGGCTGCGCCATGGTGCTGACCGGGCGCGCCGAGGCCTTCCTGGAGGCCGGGGTGCAGGTCTGGGACATCGCCCCGCTGAAGATCCTGATCGAGGAGGCGGGCGGGCGCTTCACCGACCTCTCCGGCGCGGCCACCCACCTGAGCGGCGCCTGCGTGGCCTCCAACGGCCTGGTGCACGAGCACCTGCTGGCGGCGCTGCGCGGCTGA
- a CDS encoding AAA family ATPase, which translates to MSALAGEVAELWAAGTPLVYLVTSEEERAVALCRAAAEGFDASLAVWSSQRGLDPLAPAARTPLAALEAVLAAPAPVLAVLLDFHLALRDPAVARAVRDATARLGAEGRCLVVVAPRLELPDGLHGEVAVLRLPLPDEAELAATLAAAQQAQGAPPLPTEARHRALTAARGLSEGQARRAFTRAFRQDPTLGLAAAGVILDEKKRLLARDLGLEVVESGESADDLGGLSAFKGWLDERAQAFAPGAAAFGLPAPRGVLLVGVQGCGKSLAAKAAASRLGVPLLRLDLPRVLGREGAEESLATALEAAEAVSPAALWVDEIEKGFAGSAPGQGGEARAARLLGAFSTWLQERKGSIFVVATANDVTRLPPELLRRGRFDELFFVDLPDLEARREILTLHLVRRARQPGSVDLTAIAELCADYSGAELEQVVVGGLHRAYALKRDLETADLRRVAQDLVPLFKTYEEQVKALREWARGRARVAGRSGAVVDLFRRAPPP; encoded by the coding sequence GTGAGCGCCCTGGCCGGCGAGGTGGCCGAGCTGTGGGCCGCCGGGACGCCCCTGGTCTACCTGGTCACCAGCGAGGAGGAGCGGGCGGTGGCGCTGTGCCGGGCCGCCGCCGAGGGCTTCGACGCCAGCCTGGCGGTCTGGTCCTCGCAGCGCGGGCTCGACCCCCTGGCCCCGGCCGCCCGCACCCCGCTGGCGGCCCTGGAGGCGGTGCTGGCCGCGCCGGCCCCGGTGCTGGCGGTGCTGCTCGACTTCCACCTGGCCCTGCGCGACCCGGCGGTGGCCCGCGCGGTGCGCGACGCCACGGCCCGCCTGGGCGCCGAGGGGCGCTGCCTGGTGGTGGTGGCGCCGCGCCTGGAGCTGCCCGACGGGCTGCACGGCGAGGTGGCGGTGCTGCGCCTGCCGCTGCCCGACGAGGCGGAGCTGGCGGCCACCCTGGCGGCGGCCCAGCAGGCGCAGGGGGCGCCGCCGCTGCCGACCGAGGCGCGCCACCGGGCCCTCACCGCGGCCCGCGGCCTCTCCGAGGGGCAGGCCCGGCGCGCCTTCACCCGGGCCTTCCGGCAGGACCCCACCCTGGGGCTGGCCGCCGCCGGGGTGATCCTCGACGAGAAGAAGCGGCTGCTGGCCCGCGACCTGGGGCTGGAGGTGGTGGAGTCGGGAGAGTCGGCCGACGATCTGGGCGGCCTCTCGGCCTTCAAGGGCTGGCTCGACGAGCGGGCCCAGGCCTTCGCCCCCGGGGCGGCCGCCTTCGGCCTGCCCGCCCCGCGCGGCGTGCTGCTGGTGGGCGTGCAGGGGTGCGGCAAGTCGCTGGCGGCCAAGGCGGCGGCCTCCCGCCTGGGCGTGCCGCTCCTGCGGCTCGACCTGCCGCGGGTGCTGGGGCGCGAGGGCGCCGAGGAGAGCCTGGCCACCGCCCTGGAGGCGGCCGAGGCGGTCTCGCCGGCGGCGCTCTGGGTGGACGAGATCGAGAAGGGGTTCGCCGGCAGCGCGCCCGGGCAGGGTGGCGAGGCGCGGGCGGCCCGCCTGCTGGGCGCCTTCTCCACCTGGCTGCAGGAGCGCAAGGGCTCGATCTTCGTGGTGGCCACCGCCAACGACGTGACCCGCCTGCCGCCCGAGCTGCTGCGGCGCGGCCGCTTCGACGAGCTGTTCTTCGTGGACCTGCCGGACCTGGAGGCGCGGCGCGAGATCCTGACGCTGCACCTGGTGCGGCGGGCCCGCCAGCCCGGCTCGGTGGACCTGACGGCCATCGCCGAGCTGTGCGCCGACTACTCCGGCGCCGAGCTGGAGCAGGTGGTGGTGGGCGGCCTGCACCGCGCCTACGCCCTGAAGCGCGACCTGGAGACCGCCGACCTGCGGCGCGTCGCGCAGGACCTGGTGCCGCTCTTCAAGACCTACGAGGAGCAGGTCAAGGCGCTGCGCGAGTGGGCCCGCGGCCGGGCCCGGGTGGCCGGCCGCAGCGGCGCGGTGGTGGACCTGTTCCGCCGCGCGCCGCCGCCCTGA
- a CDS encoding type II/IV secretion system protein translates to MRLPHRASDYTLEFVAEALAQAGLITDDARRTAFARENVQRARLLREQATRTGGRGLRRAELSPVELLASFKFVDARREGEVVDEDKASAVVAQVAGLPYRKIDPLRLDAHLITRTLSRPFARRHAVLPLERAHGKLVVATANPFDRELFENLRGLTGQEIEPVLASPADIHRAIAEVYGFRAQISEASSQMSAGQPAADVGNLEQFVDLSGIEALEASSEPVIAAVEYLLHYAFEQRASDIHLEPRREESIIRMRIDGVLHPIHRIPKMVHGAIANRFKIMSRLDIAMRKPQDGRIRTARGDAEMELRVSTIPTTFGDKVVVRILDPNVLVRDLSEIGFLPEERETFERWLMRPHGLVVVTGPTGSGKTTTLYSALQALTSPEVNVVTIEDPIEMVHEDFNQIAANPKTGTSFAEALRHVLRQDPDVIMVGEVRDPETASQAVQAALTGHLVLTTLHTNDTVGAIARLRDLGVPSFLIAATLAGVVAQRLVRQVCPACAEDVPLTADEVAELGVPHPEDHAGQLLGRRGQGCAKCRYTGFYGRTGLFELLPINGRLRHLIAEGATPEVLARTARQDGLKSLREHAVRKVAAGVTAFEEAIRATADVEGTS, encoded by the coding sequence GTGCGGCTCCCCCATCGCGCCAGCGACTACACCCTCGAGTTCGTCGCCGAGGCCCTGGCCCAGGCGGGCCTGATCACCGACGACGCCAGGCGCACCGCCTTCGCCCGCGAGAACGTGCAGCGCGCCCGGCTGCTGCGCGAGCAGGCCACGCGCACCGGCGGCCGCGGCCTGCGCCGCGCCGAGCTCTCCCCGGTGGAGCTGCTGGCCTCCTTCAAGTTCGTCGACGCCCGCCGCGAGGGCGAGGTGGTGGACGAGGACAAGGCCAGCGCGGTGGTGGCCCAGGTGGCCGGGCTGCCCTACCGCAAGATCGACCCGCTCCGGCTGGACGCCCACCTCATCACCCGCACCCTGTCGCGCCCCTTCGCCCGGCGCCACGCGGTGCTGCCGCTGGAGCGGGCCCACGGCAAGCTGGTGGTGGCCACCGCCAACCCCTTCGACCGCGAGCTCTTCGAGAACCTGCGCGGCCTGACCGGGCAGGAGATCGAGCCGGTGCTGGCCTCGCCGGCCGACATCCACCGGGCCATCGCCGAGGTCTACGGCTTCCGCGCCCAGATCAGCGAGGCCAGCTCGCAGATGTCGGCGGGCCAGCCGGCCGCCGACGTCGGCAACCTGGAGCAGTTCGTCGACCTGTCGGGCATCGAGGCCCTGGAGGCCTCCAGCGAGCCGGTCATCGCGGCGGTGGAGTACCTGCTCCACTACGCCTTCGAGCAGCGGGCCAGCGACATCCACCTGGAGCCGCGCCGCGAGGAGTCGATCATCCGGATGCGCATCGACGGGGTGCTGCACCCCATCCACCGCATCCCCAAGATGGTGCACGGCGCCATCGCCAACCGCTTCAAGATCATGAGCCGGCTCGACATCGCCATGCGCAAGCCGCAGGACGGGCGCATCCGCACCGCCCGCGGCGACGCCGAGATGGAGCTGCGCGTCTCCACCATCCCCACCACCTTCGGCGACAAGGTGGTGGTGCGCATCCTCGACCCCAACGTGCTGGTGCGCGACCTCTCCGAGATCGGCTTCCTGCCGGAGGAGCGCGAGACCTTCGAGCGCTGGCTGATGCGGCCGCACGGCCTGGTGGTGGTGACCGGCCCGACCGGCAGCGGCAAGACCACCACCCTCTACTCGGCCCTGCAGGCACTCACCTCGCCCGAGGTGAACGTGGTGACCATCGAGGACCCCATCGAGATGGTCCACGAGGACTTCAACCAGATCGCCGCCAACCCCAAGACCGGCACCAGCTTCGCCGAGGCGCTGCGCCACGTGCTGCGCCAGGACCCGGACGTCATCATGGTGGGCGAGGTGCGCGACCCGGAGACCGCCTCGCAGGCGGTCCAGGCGGCCCTGACCGGCCACCTGGTGCTGACCACCCTGCACACCAACGACACGGTGGGCGCCATCGCCCGCCTGCGCGACCTGGGGGTGCCGAGCTTCCTCATCGCCGCCACCCTGGCCGGGGTGGTGGCCCAGCGGCTGGTGCGCCAGGTCTGCCCGGCCTGCGCCGAGGACGTGCCGCTGACCGCCGACGAGGTGGCCGAGCTGGGCGTGCCCCACCCCGAGGACCACGCCGGGCAGCTGCTGGGGCGGCGCGGCCAGGGCTGCGCCAAGTGCCGCTACACCGGCTTCTACGGGCGCACCGGGCTCTTCGAGCTGCTGCCCATCAACGGCCGGCTGCGCCACCTCATCGCCGAGGGGGCCACCCCCGAGGTGCTGGCGCGCACCGCCCGCCAGGACGGCCTGAAGAGCCTGCGCGAGCACGCCGTCCGCAAGGTGGCGGCCGGGGTGACCGCCTTCGAGGAGGCCATCCGCGCCACCGCCGACGTGGAGGGCACCTCGTGA
- a CDS encoding zinc ribbon domain-containing protein, whose protein sequence is MPIYEYACPACDKSFETLIIRKSDEAEVACPTCKSQVVTRQMSRPAATRGGGSGGGGASAAPSCGPVG, encoded by the coding sequence ATGCCGATCTACGAGTACGCCTGCCCCGCCTGCGACAAGTCGTTCGAGACCCTCATCATCCGCAAGTCGGACGAGGCCGAGGTGGCCTGTCCCACCTGCAAGTCCCAGGTGGTGACCCGCCAGATGTCCCGGCCGGCCGCCACGCGGGGGGGCGGCTCCGGCGGCGGGGGCGCCTCGGCGGCGCCCTCCTGCGGCCCAGTTGGTTGA
- a CDS encoding NifB/NifX family molybdenum-iron cluster-binding protein, translated as MTRLAFPLSHDRLDAPLSEHFGKCKWLGVLEAGAPPRFLRNEGLNGRWVAEALAAAGVTDVVVGHLGGGAFRHLAEAGLRVWAASPPGATATELAERFAAGALAPMAAPPPPDQGGAGHGGCGCVH; from the coding sequence GTGACCCGCCTCGCCTTCCCGCTCTCGCACGACCGGCTCGACGCGCCGCTCTCCGAGCACTTCGGCAAGTGCAAGTGGCTGGGGGTGCTGGAGGCCGGGGCCCCGCCCCGCTTCCTCAGGAACGAGGGGCTGAACGGCCGCTGGGTGGCCGAGGCGCTGGCCGCCGCCGGGGTCACCGACGTGGTGGTGGGCCACCTCGGGGGCGGCGCGTTCCGCCACCTCGCCGAGGCCGGCCTGCGGGTCTGGGCCGCCTCGCCGCCTGGGGCCACCGCCACCGAGCTGGCCGAGCGCTTCGCCGCCGGCGCCCTCGCGCCGATGGCGGCGCCACCTCCGCCCGACCAGGGCGGGGCCGGGCACGGCGGCTGCGGCTGCGTGCACTGA
- a CDS encoding putative Ig domain-containing protein produces the protein MLLAVGCGGAGGGDLSVNYFYPSVSCPRFGSCTVTPSTEGLGGKSATFTLSGGSLPPGFTLEARSGIIRGAPATLGTWAAQITLTVSGFDGSLVSTASIEGAPVYLVYDPMPDGFFQQVENYRVGLPIPPARPHLMDRISHDYQPDFGYEAPLAAGVTRAFSLAPGSTLPAGLTLDPATGVLSGTPEDPAGGGFDVVVQARYTYQGESADLTHTLGFLVDPLPTAFGWALGPVIYVTDGTPISVALGLYWTRGTPGILLTGFRQVGGTLPAGLSIDPATGAISGTPATGAVSGTRWTPVVEATLTQGSAPSAVITGTPTFERL, from the coding sequence GTGCTCCTGGCGGTCGGGTGTGGTGGGGCGGGCGGCGGCGACCTCTCGGTCAACTACTTCTACCCTTCCGTCTCCTGCCCGCGCTTCGGGAGCTGCACCGTCACCCCGAGCACGGAGGGGCTGGGCGGGAAGTCCGCCACCTTCACGCTCTCCGGGGGCAGCCTCCCACCCGGCTTCACGCTGGAGGCGCGCAGCGGGATCATCCGGGGCGCGCCCGCCACGCTCGGGACCTGGGCCGCCCAGATCACGCTCACCGTGTCGGGGTTCGACGGCAGCCTGGTGAGCACCGCCAGCATCGAGGGGGCGCCCGTCTACCTGGTCTACGACCCGATGCCGGACGGCTTCTTCCAACAGGTGGAGAACTATCGGGTGGGCCTCCCCATCCCCCCCGCAAGGCCGCACCTCATGGATCGCATCTCGCATGACTACCAGCCCGACTTCGGCTACGAGGCGCCGCTGGCCGCCGGGGTCACCCGCGCCTTCTCGCTGGCGCCCGGCTCGACCCTCCCGGCCGGCCTCACGCTCGACCCGGCCACCGGCGTCCTCTCGGGCACCCCCGAGGACCCGGCCGGCGGGGGCTTCGACGTGGTGGTCCAGGCCCGGTACACCTACCAGGGGGAGAGCGCTGACCTGACCCACACGCTCGGGTTCTTGGTGGATCCGCTGCCGACCGCCTTCGGCTGGGCGCTCGGCCCGGTCATCTACGTCACCGACGGTACGCCCATCTCGGTCGCCCTGGGGCTCTACTGGACGAGGGGTACCCCCGGGATCCTGCTCACCGGCTTCCGGCAGGTCGGCGGCACCCTGCCGGCTGGGCTCTCGATCGACCCGGCGACGGGGGCCATCTCCGGGACCCCCGCCACCGGCGCGGTGAGCGGCACCCGCTGGACCCCGGTCGTCGAGGCGACCCTCACGCAGGGCTCGGCCCCCAGCGCGGTGATCACCGGGACCCCCACCTTCGAGCGGCTCTGA